In the Streptomyces sp. NBC_00193 genome, GTCGAAGATCTCGGCGCCGCCGCCGGTGAGCGATTCCAGGCCCGCCTCGATCAGCTCGTCCAGGATGTCGGAGGCCGACATGCCGGAGATCGTTTCGAAGTGGTGGATCTCGGTCGCCGTGAACGCCTTCAGCGAGACGTTCGGCAGCGCCTCCTTCAGCGCGGAGAGCGAGCGCGGGTAGTACCGCCACGGCAGGCTGGGGTGCAGGCCGTTGACGATGTGCAGCTCGGTGAGGTTCTCGCCTTCCATGGTCTTCGCCAGGCGGACGGCTTCCTCGATGCGCATCGTGTACGCGTCCTTCTCGCCCGGCTTGCGCTGGAACGAGCAGTACGCGCACGAGGCCGTGCACACGTTCGTCATGTTGAGGTGACGGTTGACGTTGAAGTGGACGACGTCGCCGTTCTTGCGCGTGCGCACCTCGTGGGCGAGGCCGCCGAGCCAGGCCAGGTCGTCCGACTCGTAGAGGGCGATGCCGTCCTCACGGGTCAGCCGCTCGCCGGAGCGAACCTTGTCCTCCAGCTCACGCTTGAACCCAGCGTCCATGCCGGTCCTCTCCTCTGTCCTCAAATCCATGCGGTACGTGTGCCCCACAACCGCGCCCCAACCGTACTCTCAGCGCCCTCAGGCTTCCTCCGGCAGGCCCCCGACCCGGTTCTCCCACTTGGTGGAGAGCACGATCGTCGTGCGCGTGCGCGAGACGCCCTTGGTGCTGGAGAGCTTGCGGATGATCCGCTCCAGCCCGTCCACGTCGCCGGCCCGGACCTTGAGCATGTACGAGTCGTCGCCGGCGATGAACCAGCAGTCCTCGATCTCCGAGAGGTCGCGCAGCCGGCGGGCCACGTCCTCGTGGTCCGCGGCGTCGGAGAGCGAGATCCCGATCAGTGCCGTGACGCCGAGGCCGAGCGAGGCCGCGTCCACGGTCGCGCGGTAGCCGGTGATGACTCCGGCCGTCTCCAGCCGGTTGATCCGGTCGGTGACGCTGGGGCCGGAGAGGCCCACGAGCCGGCCCAGCTCGGCGTACGAGGCGCGTCCGTTCTCACGAAGTGCCTGGATGAGCTGCTTGTCCACCGCGTCCATATACCTGGAGCCTTCCATTATTCGGCAATCCCTCAAGTTTACGTATAGAATCTAAGGTGCACAGGGTCGACACCCTGTGAATCTTTCAACAGATCAACGACGATCTGACAATTTTCAGGAGTGGTTCACCGTGTACACGATCGAGATGGCCTACGCGCACATGCGACAGCTCCAGGAGCTGGCCAACCGATCCCGCACCGACCAGCCCGTCGCCGCGCACCGCGTCGACAAGATGCGCAAGCCGGGGCGCGCCAAGAAGCGCTAGGCGCCACCGCTCGCCTCCCGGGCCCTCCCCGCGACGGGAGGCCGGGAGCCTCCGAGCTCCCCTTCCCACCGGCGGTACAGCCCGTGCGGCACTCCTGCCGCGTCGAGCACCCGCCCCGCGACGAAGTCCACCAGATCCTGGATGTGCGTCGCACCCGCGTAGAACGCCGGAGAGGCGGGCAGCACCACTGCGCCCGCCTCGTCCAGGCTCACCAGATGCTTCAGCGTCTGCCCGCTCAGCGGGGTCTCCCGTACCGTCACCACCAGTCGGCGCCGCTCCTTGAGCGTCACGCTCGCGACCCGCTGGAGCAGGTCCTTCGACAGCCCGAGCGCCACCCCGGCCACGCAGGCCGTGGACGCGGGCACGATCAGCATCCCCTTCACGGGGTACGAGCCGCTGCTCGGTCCGGCCGCCAGATCCCCGGCCGCCCAGTGACGTACGCCGTCCAGGTCCGGGCGCGCGAAGGTCGCGGGCTTGCCGTCGGCCCCCCGTTCCAGCCACTCCCCCAGGTCGTCCCGCCAGTGCGCGTCGCGGAAGGCGATCCCCGTCTCGTCCAGCAGCGTCAGGCGCGAAGCCCGGCTCACCACCAGGTCCACGCTCTCGCCCGCCGCCAGCAGTCCGCGGATCACCGCCGCCGCGTACGGCGTCCCGGACGCCCCGGAAACCCCGACCACCCACGGGGTGCGCTTGCGCTCAGTCATACCTCCGAGACTATCCGGCCACCGCCGACGGGCACTGGCTAAGGTGTCCGCACGTTCAAGGGGTGGACACGGCAGAGCAGGGACGGTGACGTCATGAGCGAGCGCGGGATGCGTCCGGCCGGTACGCGGGCGGGCCAGTGGAGCCGCAGCGGCCGGGTCGGGGCGGCGGCGAAGCTGATGCTGGGCTGGGTGGCACTGCTGTGGCTGATCGAGGCCGCCGACTACGCCACGGGCCACGCGCTCGACGCCTACGGCATCACCGCGCGGGAGGCCGACGGCCTGAGCGGGATACCCCTGGCGCCCTTCCTGCACTTCGGCTTCGACCACGTGGCCTCCAACAGCGTCCCGCTGCTGGTCCTCGGCTTCGTCACCGCACTGAGCGGCATCGGCCGCTTCCTGGCCGTCTGCGCGGCCATCATCCTGGCCGACGGGTTCGCCGTCTGGCTGATCTCCCCGCCCCACAGCATCACGGCGGGAGCCTCGGGCCTGGTCTTCGGCCTCTTCGGCTACCTGCTGGTCCGCGGCTTCGTGGAGCGCAGCCCGCTGGGCATCGCGGTCGCCGTGGTCATCGCCGCCGTCTGGGGCACGACCTTCCTGGCCGGAGCCCTCCCGACGGACTCGGTGGTCAGCTGGCAGGCCCACCTCTTCGGCCTCCTGGCCGGCGCGGCGGTCGCCCTGATCGCCCGCCCCCGCCCGGAGGTGGCAGCGCTCTAGCCTGCGGCGCCGGGTAGGGCCGCATCCGGCTACAGCGACAGCCCCCGCGCCACCAGGTCCGCCAGGGCGCACACGAACAGGGCCATGCCGATGAAGCCGTTGACCGTGAAGAAGGCGCGGTTCAGGCG is a window encoding:
- a CDS encoding Lrp/AsnC family transcriptional regulator; translated protein: MDAVDKQLIQALRENGRASYAELGRLVGLSGPSVTDRINRLETAGVITGYRATVDAASLGLGVTALIGISLSDAADHEDVARRLRDLSEIEDCWFIAGDDSYMLKVRAGDVDGLERIIRKLSSTKGVSRTRTTIVLSTKWENRVGGLPEEA
- a CDS encoding UbiX family flavin prenyltransferase; protein product: MTERKRTPWVVGVSGASGTPYAAAVIRGLLAAGESVDLVVSRASRLTLLDETGIAFRDAHWRDDLGEWLERGADGKPATFARPDLDGVRHWAAGDLAAGPSSGSYPVKGMLIVPASTACVAGVALGLSKDLLQRVASVTLKERRRLVVTVRETPLSGQTLKHLVSLDEAGAVVLPASPAFYAGATHIQDLVDFVAGRVLDAAGVPHGLYRRWEGELGGSRPPVAGRAREASGGA
- a CDS encoding rhomboid family intramembrane serine protease produces the protein MSERGMRPAGTRAGQWSRSGRVGAAAKLMLGWVALLWLIEAADYATGHALDAYGITAREADGLSGIPLAPFLHFGFDHVASNSVPLLVLGFVTALSGIGRFLAVCAAIILADGFAVWLISPPHSITAGASGLVFGLFGYLLVRGFVERSPLGIAVAVVIAAVWGTTFLAGALPTDSVVSWQAHLFGLLAGAAVALIARPRPEVAAL